In the Agrococcus sp. Marseille-Q4369 genome, one interval contains:
- a CDS encoding DUF3566 domain-containing protein codes for MSIAEKLQSKTPRRSGSSKQVRLRLVHIDFWSAMKVSAVLGLVLGIVQVVVVFVMWSLLQVVGLFGKVDEVMRDILADPEFAITSLLSLPQVMMFTLLVAVLNFVVITVLGAVIAVLYNLSVRLTGGLQVGFANQ; via the coding sequence ATGAGCATCGCCGAGAAGCTGCAGAGCAAGACGCCTCGGCGCAGCGGCTCGAGCAAGCAGGTGAGGCTGCGCCTCGTGCACATCGACTTCTGGTCGGCCATGAAGGTCTCGGCGGTGCTCGGGCTCGTGCTCGGCATCGTCCAGGTCGTCGTGGTGTTCGTGATGTGGAGCCTGCTGCAGGTCGTCGGGCTGTTCGGCAAGGTCGACGAGGTGATGCGCGACATCCTCGCCGACCCGGAGTTCGCCATCACATCGCTGCTGTCGCTGCCGCAGGTGATGATGTTCACGCTGCTGGTCGCGGTGCTGAACTTCGTCGTCATCACCGTCCTCGGCGCGGTCATCGCCGTGCTGTACAACCTCTCGGTGCGACTGACGGGCGGCCTGCAGGTCGGCTTCGCCAACCAGTAG
- a CDS encoding threonine/serine exporter family protein, producing MDGRQDWRQRIARAIRTDPASRAMTEALLTIDEVHARKVIDLAMRIAEALLTVGASANDVTLATTRVAAALGIRPVHVDVTYNSIGVSYHRGHDDLPITLIRVVRAPVPDHAKLQRLQALVVEIEGGLDLEHARARFDAIRRTPFLYRPTFVVLAQGMLAVGVTVLFGASWIIGLIAFLASCAAAVAQRGMARLRVPFFFSQIVGALVVTAAATATSALARLGVPLLADVRPSIIIAAGIVLMLAGLSVVGAAQDAIDGFSLTAGGRILDLVLSTLGVVIGILGGLSLARTLGLGFAVTSEAPALGSLPLQLTGAVIIAISVAIMNGARLRTTLVSAVLGGLAWIGFTIGSGAGAGAPVASGVGALVASLVGIIIGHRLHVPSIAVTTAAIVPLVPGYAVFRGLLQLVESDGSAASLVLGVATLIGAGAVGLALASGASLGLFLGAPLRDSVESRMRGRARPR from the coding sequence ATGGACGGACGGCAGGACTGGCGGCAGCGCATCGCGCGCGCGATCCGCACCGACCCCGCCTCGCGGGCGATGACGGAGGCGCTCCTCACGATCGACGAGGTGCACGCGCGGAAGGTCATCGACCTCGCGATGCGCATCGCCGAGGCGCTCCTGACGGTCGGCGCCTCAGCGAACGACGTGACGCTCGCGACGACGCGCGTCGCCGCCGCGCTCGGCATCCGCCCCGTGCACGTCGACGTGACGTACAACTCGATCGGCGTCTCGTACCACCGGGGCCACGACGACCTGCCCATCACCCTCATCCGGGTCGTGCGGGCGCCCGTGCCGGACCACGCGAAGCTCCAGCGGCTGCAGGCGCTCGTCGTCGAGATCGAGGGCGGGCTCGACCTCGAGCACGCGCGCGCCCGCTTCGACGCCATCCGCCGCACGCCCTTCCTCTACCGGCCGACGTTCGTCGTGCTCGCGCAGGGGATGCTCGCGGTCGGCGTCACCGTGCTCTTCGGCGCCTCGTGGATCATCGGGCTCATCGCCTTCCTCGCGTCGTGCGCGGCGGCGGTCGCGCAGCGCGGCATGGCGAGGCTGCGCGTGCCGTTCTTCTTCTCGCAGATCGTCGGCGCGCTCGTCGTCACGGCCGCCGCGACCGCGACGAGCGCGCTCGCGAGGCTCGGGGTGCCGCTGCTCGCCGACGTGCGGCCCTCGATCATCATCGCCGCCGGCATCGTGCTCATGCTCGCGGGGCTCTCGGTCGTCGGCGCCGCCCAGGACGCGATCGACGGCTTCTCGCTCACCGCGGGTGGACGCATCCTCGACCTCGTGCTCTCGACCCTCGGGGTCGTGATCGGCATCCTCGGCGGGCTCTCGCTCGCCCGCACGCTCGGGCTGGGCTTCGCCGTCACGAGCGAGGCGCCAGCGCTCGGCTCGCTGCCGCTGCAGTTGACCGGCGCGGTCATCATCGCGATCTCGGTCGCGATCATGAACGGCGCCCGCCTCCGCACGACGCTCGTGAGCGCCGTGCTCGGCGGGCTCGCCTGGATCGGCTTCACGATCGGCTCGGGGGCCGGCGCGGGCGCGCCGGTGGCGAGCGGGGTCGGCGCGCTCGTCGCGAGCCTCGTCGGCATCATCATCGGGCACCGCCTGCACGTGCCGTCCATCGCAGTGACGACCGCCGCGATCGTGCCGCTCGTGCCGGGCTACGCGGTCTTCCGGGGGCTGCTGCAGCTCGTCGAGTCCGACGGCTCGGCCGCGAGCCTCGTGCTCGGGGTCGCGACGCTCATCGGCGCCGGCGCGGTCGGCCTCGCGCTCGCATCGGGCGCCTCGCTCGGGCTCTTCCTCGGTGCGCCGCTGCGCGATTCCGTCGAGAGCAGGATGCGCGGGCGCGCTCGCCCTCGCTGA
- a CDS encoding NUDIX domain-containing protein — protein MRMRVAAYALITRGEGDEREILLPHWNEGDMAGWTLPGGGVEPGEHPADGAVREVREETGYDVRLTSLLGVDSAVLPTTARGDEMQALRILYRAEITGGELAVEVDGTTDDVAWHRLADVPALRHVHAVDWAIRHIDDHGSPLR, from the coding sequence ATGCGCATGCGAGTGGCCGCCTACGCCCTGATCACGAGGGGCGAGGGCGACGAGCGCGAGATCCTGCTGCCGCACTGGAACGAGGGCGACATGGCCGGGTGGACGCTGCCGGGAGGCGGTGTCGAGCCCGGCGAGCATCCCGCGGACGGCGCCGTCCGCGAGGTGCGCGAGGAGACCGGCTACGACGTGCGGCTCACGAGCCTGCTCGGCGTCGACTCCGCCGTGCTCCCCACGACCGCGCGCGGCGACGAGATGCAGGCCCTGCGCATCCTCTACCGCGCCGAGATCACCGGCGGCGAGCTCGCGGTCGAGGTCGACGGCACGACCGACGACGTCGCGTGGCACCGGCTCGCCGACGTGCCGGCCCTGCGCCACGTGCACGCGGTCGACTGGGCGATCCGGCACATCGACGACCACGGCTCGCCGCTCCGCTGA
- a CDS encoding peptidylprolyl isomerase: MAHHTAVATIRTNLGEIKVNLLGDHAPKTVQNFVELATGKREWTHPATGKTSTDPLYDGVVFHRIIPDFMIQGGDPLGQGVGGPGYQFDDEIHPDLDFNAPYVLAMANAGKIAGRGTNGSQFFITTVATPWLQGKHTIFGLVEDEASRGVVDAIQAVATDGRDRPLEDVVIETIEITEA, encoded by the coding sequence ATGGCTCATCACACCGCTGTCGCGACCATCCGCACGAATCTCGGGGAGATCAAGGTCAACCTCCTCGGCGACCACGCCCCCAAGACCGTGCAGAACTTCGTCGAGCTCGCCACTGGCAAGCGCGAGTGGACGCACCCCGCCACGGGCAAGACCTCGACCGACCCGCTGTACGACGGCGTCGTCTTCCACCGCATCATCCCCGACTTCATGATCCAGGGCGGCGACCCGCTCGGCCAGGGCGTCGGCGGTCCCGGCTACCAGTTCGACGACGAGATCCACCCCGACCTCGACTTCAACGCGCCCTACGTGCTCGCGATGGCGAACGCCGGCAAGATCGCGGGCCGCGGCACGAACGGCTCGCAGTTCTTCATCACGACCGTCGCGACCCCGTGGCTGCAGGGCAAGCACACGATCTTCGGGCTCGTCGAGGACGAGGCGTCGCGCGGCGTCGTCGACGCGATCCAGGCGGTCGCGACCGACGGCCGCGACCGCCCGCTCGAGGACGTCGTGATCGAGACGATCGAGATCACCGAGGCCTGA
- a CDS encoding rhomboid family intramembrane serine protease — translation MSSSATGDRCYRHPDRVSWVLCQRCGRTVCGECQQPSPVGVRCPECVRELAAEQRSLQRQVRAASGAPRSAAGRRVRSWFAQPAPVTMSIIAVTAVVGALQLLPGDVAASLLFFLPYSLIEPWRFVTYALVHAGVLHLGFNMLILWLVGPSIEQRIGRLPFLAAYVVSAAGAAVAISWLTPLSAVVGASGAIYALFGMVIGMQRMVGRVQPSILVIVAINLVLTFVISNVSWAAHVGGLVIGLALGFGIGAVHKRLRGDQAAKAAWLVIGAVAVVLAALFALRLAAIL, via the coding sequence GTGTCATCCTCAGCGACGGGCGACCGCTGCTACCGGCACCCGGACCGCGTCAGCTGGGTGCTGTGCCAGCGGTGCGGGCGCACGGTCTGCGGCGAGTGCCAGCAGCCGTCGCCCGTCGGCGTGCGCTGCCCCGAGTGCGTGCGCGAGCTCGCGGCCGAGCAGCGCTCGCTGCAGCGGCAGGTGCGAGCGGCGAGCGGCGCGCCCCGCAGCGCCGCCGGCCGCCGCGTGCGCAGCTGGTTCGCCCAGCCCGCGCCCGTGACGATGTCGATCATCGCCGTCACCGCGGTCGTCGGGGCGCTCCAGCTGCTGCCCGGGGACGTCGCCGCGTCGCTGCTGTTCTTCCTGCCCTACTCGCTCATCGAGCCGTGGCGCTTCGTCACCTACGCGCTCGTGCACGCGGGCGTGCTGCACCTCGGCTTCAACATGCTCATCCTGTGGCTCGTGGGCCCGTCGATCGAGCAGCGCATCGGCAGGCTGCCCTTCCTGGCCGCCTACGTCGTGAGCGCGGCGGGGGCCGCGGTCGCGATCTCCTGGCTCACCCCGCTCTCGGCGGTCGTCGGGGCATCTGGCGCGATCTACGCGCTCTTCGGCATGGTCATCGGCATGCAGCGCATGGTCGGCCGCGTGCAGCCGAGCATCCTCGTCATCGTCGCCATCAACCTCGTCCTGACGTTCGTGATCAGCAACGTGTCGTGGGCGGCGCACGTCGGCGGCCTCGTGATCGGGCTCGCGCTCGGCTTCGGCATCGGAGCGGTGCACAAGCGGCTCCGCGGCGATCAGGCGGCGAAGGCGGCGTGGCTCGTCATCGGCGCGGTCGCGGTCGTGCTCGCCGCGCTCTTCGCGCTGCGGCTCGCAGCGATCCTCTAG
- a CDS encoding cell division protein CrgA yields the protein MSSEKSVEKAKADRSRSAKERSPHDEQHNPAWFKPVMFGFMIVGFLWVIVYYVSGTTLPIAQLGSWNIVIGFGVMFIGFIMTTRWK from the coding sequence ATGAGCAGCGAGAAGTCCGTCGAGAAGGCCAAGGCCGACCGGAGCCGGTCGGCGAAGGAGCGCTCGCCGCACGACGAGCAGCACAACCCGGCGTGGTTCAAGCCGGTGATGTTCGGCTTCATGATCGTCGGCTTCCTCTGGGTGATCGTCTACTACGTCTCGGGCACGACGCTGCCGATCGCGCAGCTCGGCTCGTGGAACATCGTCATCGGCTTCGGCGTGATGTTCATCGGCTTCATCATGACCACGCGCTGGAAGTAG
- a CDS encoding class E sortase, producing MAALDDRARRSARPRRRATAWSVLGELLLTAGVLALGYAGWQVWLSDAVLGERQQQAARVFAADLVPGAPAVADASALRTDEPPAEAAVADRESFAVMHIPRLGEFERVVGEGTSRAVLDSLEQGLAHYSESAMPGGLGNFAVAGHRNGQGGPFTHLDEMRLGDRIYVQTASAWHVYEFRNHEYVPPTAIGVVAPVPQLPHEPTDGRYLTLTTCNPEWSAAGRLIAYATWVGWQSAADGMPLELAETLGRA from the coding sequence GTGGCAGCCCTCGACGATCGCGCCCGCCGCTCGGCGCGCCCCCGGCGTCGGGCGACCGCCTGGAGCGTGCTCGGCGAGCTGCTGCTGACCGCGGGGGTGCTCGCGCTCGGCTACGCCGGTTGGCAGGTGTGGCTCTCCGACGCGGTGCTCGGCGAGCGGCAGCAGCAGGCGGCGCGCGTCTTCGCCGCCGATCTCGTGCCCGGGGCACCCGCGGTCGCCGACGCATCCGCCCTGCGCACCGACGAGCCGCCCGCCGAGGCGGCCGTCGCCGACCGCGAATCGTTCGCCGTCATGCACATCCCGCGGCTCGGCGAGTTCGAGCGCGTCGTGGGGGAGGGCACGAGCCGGGCGGTGCTCGACAGCCTCGAGCAGGGGCTCGCGCACTACAGCGAGTCGGCGATGCCGGGCGGGCTCGGCAACTTCGCGGTCGCCGGGCACCGCAACGGCCAGGGTGGCCCCTTCACGCACCTCGACGAGATGCGCCTCGGCGACCGCATCTACGTGCAGACGGCGAGCGCGTGGCACGTCTACGAGTTCCGCAACCACGAGTACGTGCCGCCGACGGCCATCGGCGTCGTCGCTCCCGTGCCGCAGCTGCCGCACGAGCCGACGGATGGGCGCTACCTCACGCTCACGACGTGCAACCCGGAGTGGTCGGCGGCCGGCAGGCTCATCGCCTACGCCACCTGGGTAGGCTGGCAGAGTGCCGCCGACGGCATGCCGCTCGAGCTCGCCGAGACCCTCGGGAGGGCGTGA
- a CDS encoding gamma-glutamyl-gamma-aminobutyrate hydrolase family protein (Members of this family of hydrolases with an active site Cys residue belong to MEROPS family C26.) gives MTRILVVDNFDSFVYTLAGYLQELGADVSVVRNDRVDARGIAEWDAVLLSPGPGTPADAGVSIPMVHAAIDAGTPLLGVCLGHQAIAEALGAVVTHAPELMHGKTSLVEHDGSTVFEGLPSPLTATRYHSLAVVDGTVPDALRVTARTVPDADGDRAAGGVIMALEHRDAPVWGVQFHPESVLTEGGYRMLGNWLESAGLAGAAELAAGRAPLVTLASPPQR, from the coding sequence ATGACCCGCATCCTCGTCGTCGACAACTTCGACAGCTTCGTCTACACGCTCGCCGGCTACCTCCAGGAGCTCGGCGCCGACGTCTCGGTCGTGCGCAACGACCGGGTCGATGCGCGCGGCATCGCCGAGTGGGACGCCGTGCTGCTCTCGCCCGGGCCGGGCACGCCGGCCGACGCGGGCGTCTCGATCCCCATGGTGCACGCCGCGATCGACGCCGGCACGCCGCTGCTCGGCGTGTGCCTCGGGCACCAGGCGATCGCGGAGGCGCTCGGCGCCGTCGTCACCCACGCGCCCGAGCTCATGCACGGCAAGACGAGCCTCGTCGAGCACGACGGCTCGACCGTCTTCGAGGGGCTTCCGAGCCCGCTGACCGCGACGCGCTACCACTCGCTCGCCGTCGTCGACGGGACGGTGCCGGATGCGCTGCGCGTGACCGCGCGGACCGTGCCGGACGCCGATGGCGACCGGGCGGCCGGCGGCGTCATCATGGCGCTCGAGCACCGCGACGCGCCCGTGTGGGGCGTGCAGTTCCACCCCGAGTCGGTGCTGACCGAGGGCGGCTACCGCATGCTCGGCAACTGGCTCGAGTCGGCCGGGCTCGCCGGCGCCGCCGAGCTCGCCGCCGGCCGCGCGCCGCTCGTCACGCTCGCCTCGCCGCCGCAGCGCTGA
- the pknB gene encoding Stk1 family PASTA domain-containing Ser/Thr kinase: MTDSIIASLRTLGDRYEIGELIGQGGMAEVHLARDTRLDRQVAVKLLKPELSRDPEFRTRFRQEAQSAARMSHPTVVRVFDAGEEPAVDASGQPAAVPYIVMEYVDGRMVKDIIAEGPLPESEAVRITKGILTALEYSHRAGIVHRDIKPGNVMVTPGGQIKVMDFGIARAVSETSANVAQTGMILGTAQYFSPEQARGEAVDARTDLYSTGVILFELLTGRAPFESDTPVGVAYQHVAEEPPTASSITPGITPEMDSIVAKALEKPRDDRFQSATEFKQALDDALAGVLVPFEKTETAPLEIGAATTMFAALAVDEPELDAEAEPAALQRDRRPPVAWLWGAAALIAVLVVVAVAWATNLLNLPIAGLSTNVPEVAGLTEDEAVAAVEAADLEAEVRRMIDEADVGTVLRSEPESGVRLSPGSPVTIVVSNGPPPTPLISVANLTEQQARQALEAAGYVVGEVTRASSPTVAIDRVIATDPTAGTSVTRGQSIDIQLSNGRVTVPDVVGQSLSSAQSQLEALGLSVRRATTTSCTAANLVTAQSVAAESDVAQGSSVTVTYCVRRAAPPAPPRQSTPPPPPADPGPGDGDGEGGDEGEGGDEG, translated from the coding sequence ATGACCGACAGCATCATCGCGTCGCTGCGGACCCTCGGCGACCGCTACGAGATCGGCGAGCTCATCGGGCAGGGCGGCATGGCCGAGGTGCACCTCGCGCGCGACACCCGGCTCGACCGCCAGGTCGCGGTGAAGCTGCTGAAGCCCGAGCTCTCGAGGGACCCGGAGTTCCGCACGCGCTTCCGCCAGGAGGCGCAGTCGGCGGCGCGCATGTCGCACCCGACGGTCGTGCGCGTCTTCGACGCCGGCGAGGAGCCCGCGGTCGACGCGAGCGGGCAGCCGGCGGCCGTGCCGTACATCGTCATGGAGTACGTCGACGGCCGGATGGTGAAGGACATCATCGCCGAGGGTCCGCTGCCCGAGTCGGAGGCCGTGCGGATCACGAAGGGCATCCTGACCGCCCTCGAGTACTCGCACCGTGCCGGCATCGTGCACCGCGACATCAAGCCCGGCAACGTCATGGTCACCCCCGGCGGGCAGATCAAGGTGATGGACTTCGGCATCGCCCGTGCCGTCTCCGAGACGAGCGCGAACGTCGCCCAGACCGGCATGATCCTCGGCACGGCGCAGTACTTCTCCCCCGAGCAGGCGAGGGGCGAGGCGGTCGACGCCCGCACCGACCTGTACTCGACGGGCGTCATCCTCTTCGAGCTGCTGACCGGCCGCGCGCCGTTCGAGTCGGACACGCCCGTCGGCGTGGCATACCAGCACGTCGCCGAGGAGCCGCCGACCGCGTCGTCGATCACCCCGGGCATCACGCCCGAGATGGACTCGATCGTCGCGAAGGCGCTCGAGAAGCCGCGCGACGACCGCTTCCAGTCGGCGACCGAGTTCAAGCAGGCGCTCGACGACGCCCTCGCGGGCGTGCTCGTGCCCTTCGAGAAGACCGAGACCGCACCGCTCGAGATCGGTGCCGCGACGACGATGTTCGCCGCGCTCGCCGTCGACGAGCCGGAGCTCGATGCGGAGGCTGAGCCCGCTGCGTTGCAGCGCGACCGGCGACCGCCCGTCGCGTGGCTGTGGGGTGCGGCAGCGCTCATCGCCGTGCTCGTCGTCGTCGCCGTCGCATGGGCCACGAACTTGCTCAACCTCCCGATCGCGGGGCTCTCCACGAACGTGCCCGAGGTCGCCGGCCTCACCGAGGACGAGGCGGTCGCGGCCGTCGAGGCCGCCGACCTCGAGGCCGAGGTGCGCCGCATGATCGACGAGGCGGATGTCGGCACGGTGCTGCGCTCGGAGCCGGAGTCGGGCGTGCGCCTCTCCCCGGGATCCCCCGTGACGATCGTCGTCTCGAACGGGCCGCCGCCGACGCCGCTCATCAGCGTCGCGAACCTCACCGAGCAGCAGGCGCGGCAGGCGCTCGAGGCCGCGGGCTACGTCGTCGGCGAGGTCACGCGCGCGAGCTCGCCGACCGTCGCGATCGACCGGGTCATCGCCACCGACCCGACCGCAGGCACCAGCGTGACGCGCGGGCAGTCGATCGACATCCAGCTCTCGAACGGACGCGTCACGGTGCCCGACGTCGTCGGCCAGTCGCTCTCGAGCGCGCAGTCGCAGCTCGAGGCGCTCGGGCTGTCGGTGCGCCGCGCGACCACCACCTCGTGCACCGCCGCGAACCTCGTGACCGCGCAGTCGGTCGCGGCCGAGAGCGACGTCGCGCAGGGCAGCAGCGTCACGGTCACCTACTGCGTGCGCCGCGCGGCGCCGCCCGCGCCCCCGCGGCAGAGCACGCCGCCGCCTCCCCCGGCCGACCCCGGTCCGGGTGACGGCGACGGCGAGGGCGGCGACGAGGGCGAGGGCGGCGACGAGGGCTGA
- a CDS encoding protein kinase — protein sequence MRPSSGLTFGGRYQLTSRIAIGGMGEVWQATDQVIGRTVALKILKDEYMGDPGFLERFRAEARHAALVNHEGIANVFDYGEEDGSAFLVMELVPGEPLSAILDRDRTLSADKVLDIVAQTSAALHAAHQAGLVHRDVKPGNLLITPEGRVKITDFGIARIADQVPLTATGQVMGTVQYLSPEQASGQQAAPSTDIYSLGIVAYEALAGRRPFTGESQVAIAMAHINDAPPDLPGTVPEPVRNLVLSCIAKTPADRPTSAAHLSRAATMLRRGDIAGAAAIVPGIASTDSFATIDSPTQAATRVITTQSSPATAALPVTSATTALEERKRRTNPWIWPVVILAVLLVAAGVAIALMLFNQQRPDPAASTPGSESQSAALVEVSLEQFEGMDEQEFRDAVEALNLVPSVETGAPATDPGLVGRIYAVAPTGPVPEGSTLTGTIHSAVAQVEDPTSAPRLGDGSDPTAQQVGATPSIVWDAATCPSGYSRGDYVATITWPDGRVQDQVTPVEGFDILAPGLGAGSTTVTYTFSCEVEGGQTLTSGASPALTITAVPEETPEPEPTPTPTPTPTPTPEPTTEP from the coding sequence ATGAGACCATCCAGCGGACTCACCTTCGGTGGGCGATACCAGCTGACCAGCCGGATCGCCATCGGCGGCATGGGCGAGGTCTGGCAGGCGACCGATCAGGTGATCGGGCGCACCGTCGCGCTGAAGATCCTCAAGGACGAGTACATGGGCGATCCGGGGTTCCTCGAGCGCTTCCGCGCCGAGGCCCGGCACGCCGCGCTCGTCAACCACGAGGGCATCGCGAACGTCTTCGACTACGGCGAGGAGGACGGCAGCGCCTTCCTCGTGATGGAGCTCGTCCCGGGCGAGCCGCTCAGCGCGATCCTCGACCGCGACCGCACGCTCTCCGCCGACAAGGTGCTCGACATCGTCGCGCAGACCTCCGCGGCGCTGCACGCGGCCCACCAGGCGGGGCTCGTGCACCGCGACGTCAAGCCCGGCAACCTGCTCATCACGCCCGAGGGGCGCGTGAAGATCACCGACTTCGGCATCGCGCGCATCGCCGACCAGGTGCCGCTCACCGCGACCGGCCAGGTGATGGGCACGGTGCAGTACCTCTCGCCCGAGCAGGCCTCCGGGCAGCAGGCGGCTCCGTCGACCGACATCTACTCGCTCGGCATCGTGGCCTACGAGGCGCTCGCCGGTCGGCGGCCGTTCACCGGCGAGTCGCAGGTCGCGATCGCGATGGCGCACATCAACGACGCGCCGCCGGACCTGCCTGGCACCGTCCCGGAGCCCGTGCGCAACCTCGTGCTCTCGTGCATCGCCAAGACGCCGGCCGATCGGCCGACCTCGGCCGCGCACCTCTCGCGCGCGGCCACGATGCTGCGCCGCGGCGACATCGCCGGTGCCGCGGCGATCGTGCCGGGCATCGCGTCGACCGACTCGTTCGCGACGATCGACTCCCCCACGCAGGCGGCGACGCGCGTCATCACGACGCAGTCGTCGCCCGCGACCGCCGCGCTGCCCGTGACGAGCGCGACGACCGCGCTCGAGGAGCGGAAGCGCCGCACCAACCCGTGGATCTGGCCCGTCGTGATCCTCGCGGTGCTGCTCGTCGCCGCCGGCGTCGCGATCGCGCTCATGCTGTTCAACCAGCAGCGACCCGATCCCGCCGCGTCGACGCCCGGTTCGGAGAGCCAGTCCGCCGCCCTCGTCGAGGTCTCGCTCGAGCAGTTCGAGGGGATGGACGAGCAGGAGTTCCGCGACGCGGTCGAGGCGCTGAACCTCGTCCCCTCGGTCGAGACGGGCGCCCCCGCGACCGACCCCGGGCTCGTCGGCCGCATCTACGCCGTCGCCCCGACGGGCCCGGTGCCGGAGGGATCGACGCTCACGGGCACGATCCACAGCGCGGTCGCCCAGGTCGAGGATCCGACCTCCGCGCCGCGGCTGGGCGACGGCTCCGACCCGACCGCGCAGCAGGTCGGCGCGACGCCGTCGATCGTGTGGGATGCCGCGACGTGCCCCTCGGGCTACTCGCGCGGCGACTACGTCGCGACGATCACGTGGCCCGACGGCCGTGTGCAGGACCAGGTCACGCCCGTCGAGGGCTTCGACATCCTCGCGCCCGGGCTCGGCGCCGGCAGCACGACCGTCACCTACACCTTCAGCTGCGAGGTCGAGGGCGGGCAGACGCTCACGAGCGGTGCCTCTCCCGCGCTGACGATCACGGCAGTGCCGGAGGAGACGCCGGAGCCCGAGCCGACCCCGACGCCCACGCCGACGCCGACGCCCACGCCGGAGCCCACGACCGAGCCGTGA
- a CDS encoding penicillin-binding transpeptidase domain-containing protein, protein MTSTEREQSMRRPIRRVSMLLMVMFVALFGSSTMIQAIQADALHTDARNTRTLLDSFAVERGSIVVDGVPVALSVPSDDEFEWQRQYPLGPLYASVTGFNTLGLRNSGIEDAMNAELTGTANSQFLEQVLATLTGQDPSGASVELTIDSAAQQAAADALGDREGAVIAIDPETGDVLAMHSSPTFDPNAFASHDIAAVQQLHDQLEADPGDPLVNRTIAGDLYFPGSVFKLITAAAALESGRYTMQSEFENPAELQLPQSTAVVRNATRGPCGPDETVTLETAIVLSCNIQFALLAQELGADALRQQAAAFGFGEQLEIPLRVTPSQYPAELNEPNLMLTGFGQYDVRVTPLQMAMVSAAINNDGTMLRPQMIDRVLAPNLDVVDDPEAEILGNPISAATATALRGAMERGVTEGLASNAAVPGATVGGKTGTAETGERGEPFNLWFTGYGELGDRSVAVAVVVVPSENIVGDTSNVIAAPIGRAVIEAVLNS, encoded by the coding sequence ATGACGAGCACCGAGCGAGAGCAGAGCATGCGCCGGCCGATCCGCCGCGTGAGCATGCTGCTGATGGTCATGTTCGTCGCGCTGTTCGGCTCGTCGACGATGATCCAGGCGATCCAGGCGGATGCGCTGCACACGGATGCGCGCAACACGCGCACGCTGCTCGACTCGTTCGCGGTCGAGCGCGGGTCGATCGTCGTCGACGGCGTGCCGGTGGCGCTCTCGGTGCCGTCGGACGACGAGTTCGAGTGGCAGCGGCAGTACCCGCTCGGGCCGCTCTACGCATCCGTCACCGGGTTCAACACGCTGGGCCTGCGCAACAGCGGCATCGAGGACGCGATGAACGCCGAGCTCACGGGCACCGCGAACAGCCAGTTCCTCGAGCAGGTGCTCGCGACGCTCACCGGGCAGGACCCCTCGGGCGCATCGGTCGAGCTCACGATCGACAGCGCCGCGCAGCAGGCCGCCGCCGACGCGCTCGGCGATCGCGAGGGCGCCGTCATCGCGATCGACCCCGAGACGGGCGACGTGCTCGCGATGCACTCGAGCCCGACCTTCGACCCCAACGCCTTCGCGTCGCACGACATCGCGGCCGTGCAGCAGCTCCACGACCAGCTCGAGGCAGACCCGGGCGACCCGCTCGTCAACCGCACGATCGCCGGCGACCTCTACTTCCCCGGCTCGGTCTTCAAGCTCATCACGGCGGCCGCGGCGCTCGAATCGGGCCGGTACACGATGCAGTCGGAGTTCGAGAACCCCGCGGAGCTGCAGCTGCCCCAGTCGACCGCGGTCGTGCGCAACGCGACGCGCGGGCCGTGCGGACCCGATGAGACGGTCACGCTCGAGACCGCGATCGTGCTCTCGTGCAACATCCAGTTCGCCCTGCTCGCGCAGGAGCTCGGCGCCGACGCGCTGCGCCAGCAGGCCGCCGCGTTCGGCTTCGGCGAGCAGCTCGAGATCCCGCTCCGGGTCACGCCGAGCCAGTACCCGGCCGAGCTCAACGAGCCGAACCTCATGCTCACGGGCTTCGGCCAGTACGACGTGCGCGTCACGCCGCTGCAGATGGCGATGGTCTCCGCCGCGATCAACAACGACGGCACGATGCTGCGCCCGCAGATGATCGACCGCGTGCTCGCGCCCAACCTCGACGTCGTCGACGACCCGGAGGCCGAGATCCTCGGCAACCCGATCTCGGCGGCGACGGCGACGGCGCTGCGCGGGGCGATGGAGCGCGGCGTGACCGAGGGGCTCGCCTCGAACGCGGCCGTGCCGGGCGCGACGGTCGGCGGGAAGACGGGCACCGCCGAGACGGGCGAGCGCGGTGAGCCGTTCAACCTGTGGTTCACGGGGTACGGAGAGCTCGGCGACCGGAGCGTGGCAGTCGCCGTCGTGGTCGTGCCTAGTGAGAACATCGTCGGTGATACTTCAAACGTGATCGCCGCACCTATCGGGAGAGCAGTGATCGAGGCGGTGCTGAACTCATGA